GGTGGCGGAGGGCGGCCAGGGTGGTGAGCCCGACGGTGCCGGCCCCGACGAGGGCCACGGCCCCGTCGGCGCCGGCCGACCCGGCGCGGATGGCCCGGGCCGCGTGGACGGCGCAGGCGGTGGGCTCGACGAGGACGGCGGCCTCGTCGGCCATGTCGTCGGGCACGGGCACGAGCTGGTCGGGGTGGGCGACCATCTCGGTCGACCAGCCCCCGCCCGTCTGGCGGCAGAACCCGCTCTGGAGCCCGGGATCGAGGTGGCCGAAGGCGATGCGCTCGCAGTGGTGGGTGCGCCCGGCGGCGCACGAGGGGCACGGGGGGTCGATGCCGCGCACGCCGCAGTGGAGCACCGGGACGAGCACCGCCCGGGTGCCGTCGTCGAGCTCACCCACCACCTCGTGGCCGAGGGTGATGGGGAAGCTGGTGATGGGGGCGAAGTAGCGGCTGGCCCGCCCGTCGACGGTGGCCAGGTCGCTGCCGCAGATCCCGGCCAGGCGGGGCCGGAGCCGCACCCAGGCGTCGGTGGGGCCCTCGGGCGGGTCCACCTCGCCCAGGGCCAGCGGCCCGGCGGCCGCGCCCCGACCGGGCAGGACCCGCCCGGCGGCCGCGGCCGCGGCCAGCTTCGCCGGCTTCCGCTTCAGCACCAGCGCCCGGCTCACCGACCCACCTCGTACTGGCACGCGTTCGGCACCGGATCCCGTCGTGTTCGCGTGCCACTTCGGGGACCCACCTCGTACTGGCACGCGTTCGATACCGGGAACCGTCGTGTTCGCGTGCCACTTCGAGGAGGTGGGGAGGTGGGGGAGGGGTAGGGCGTCACGGCCCGACCTTCCAGCGGCGGGCGCCGCGCTCGGGGCGGCGGTGGCCCGGCACCCGCAGGCGCTCGCGGCGGGGGCCCGGGGGGCGGGACAGGGGCAGGCGGGGCGGGGCGTAGCCGGGGGCCTTGTCCCACGTCTCGACCAGCCAGCCCCGCTTGCGGGCCAGCGACGCCAGCCGGGCCTCGGGGTTGACGGCCACGGGGAAGCCGACCGCCTCGAGGAGGGGCAGGTCGCTGGTGGAGTCGGCGTAGGCCACCGCCTCGGCCACGTCGATGCCGTGGGCCGCGGCGTGGTCGTAGAGGGCTTGGGCCCGGCTCTCGCCGGTGGGGGGCACCTCGGTCATCTGGCCGGTGTAGGTGCCGTCGGGGGCGACGGTCATGCGGGTGCAGACGATGTCGTCGAACAGCGGCCGCAGGGGCTCGACCACGAAGTCGAGGGCGCCGGTGATGAGCACGGTGCGGTGGCCGAGGGCCCGGTGCTCGCGCACCCTCCGGATGCCGGCGGGGAAGGACTTGGTGAGGATCAGCTCGGAGAGCATCTCGGCCGAGTCGGCGAAGAGCTCCTCGGCCGGCGCGCCCTCGTAGCGGCGGTAGAAGTGGCGGAGGAAGTCGCTGCGGTCGCGGGCGTCGAGGCGCAGCAGCGACGGGGCCTCGGCCAGCAGCCGCAGGGTGAGGGTGCGGCGGTCCGCCGCCTCCAGCCGGCGCGACGCGAGCCAGGCGAAGGATGTGACCACGTTCGACGCGATGAGCGTGTTCTCGAGGTCGAAGGCGGCCATCTGGCGGGTGTCGGACAGCACCTGGCGCCGCAGCCGGGTGCTGCGGGCCTCGCTGCCGCCGGTCCGGCCGTCGGTGCGCACCCGGGCGTGCTTGACCACCGAGGGCAGGTGGATCTCCCGGACGTAGTGCTCCCAGTCGACGACCCGGGGGTCGCAGCCGAAGTCGCGCTGGTCGTCGGGGGTGAGGTCGGCGTGGAGGGCGAGCAGGTTGTCGACGCCGTAGATGGCCTCGCACTCGGTGTAGGCGCCGTAGAGGGTGACGTAGGTCGAGGCCCGGTCGACCATCTCCCGACGCTCCTCGAGGTCGGTCGCCCACTCCGCCTGCCTGCCGCGCAGGGGGAGGGCGGAGAGCACCTTGTCGGCCGCGGTGAGCACCCGGGTCGCCCGCTTGAGCTCGCCCTCGACCTGGCCCCGCCCCGGGAACTTGAACTCGGGGACGCTGATGGGCTGTCCGTCGCGGTCGTAGAGCGGGTGCTCGGTGAACCAGGCGCTGATCAGGTCGACCATGCGCTGGAACTCGAGGGGGTTGGACGAGCCCGAGGCCACCTGGGTGATGTCGGGGCTGCCGTCGTCGTGGGCCGGCCCCCGCGCCGCCACCGCGCAGATGGCCCCGACCACGAGGTCGACGGGGATGACGTCGACGGTGCCCTCGGGGACGCCGGGGAACTGGCTGAGCAGGCCCCGGGCGTAGGAGACGATGACCGGCTCGGCCATGCGGAAGCCGCGGATCCAGCCCGGCACGGGCTCGGACCAGGCCGACTCGATGATGGCGGGGCGGACGATGGAGACGGGGACGTCGCCCCGGTCCTCGCCGAGGGCCTTCTCGCCCAGGGCCTTGGTCATGGCGTAGGCGTCGGGCCAGCCCAGAGAGGCGGCCCGGGCCCGGCCCGCCTCGACCAGCTGGTCCTTCACCCAGGCGGTGCGGCGCTGCTCGGTCTTCTCGGCCAGCAGCGGCCCGCCCGCGGCGCCCAGCTCGTCGACCGCCTCGGCGCGGAAGGCCGCCAGGTTCTCCGGGGAGCGGCTGGCGGCCTCGGCGTCGGCCCGCACCCGGCGGGCCGCCTCCACCTCGCGGCGGTGGTCGACGTCGATCCAGAAGGGGCTGTCGTCGACCCGGATCTCGGGGGCCGCCCCCCGGCGGTTGCCGGCCACGTAGCAGGTCGACACCGCGACCAGGTGGGGGGCGACGCCGAGGTCGGCGAGGGTCCGGGCGATGCGGGACGGGCCGAGCAGGTTGACCTCGACGGCGAGGTCGAGGGGCGAGTCGAACGAGACGGTGGCGGCGGAGTGGATGACGGTGTCGCAGGCGGCGAGGACCTCGCGCCCGTGGTCGTCGAGGCCGAGGCCGTCGGTGGCGACGTCGCCGGCCACCACCGTGACCCGGTCGGCCACCAGGGCCTCGAAGGCCTCCTTGCCGCCCACCTCGTCGCGCAGGCGGTCGAAGCAGTCGTTGCGGAAGATCTCCCGCTGGGCCCGCTGCTCGACGGTGCGCTTGCGGCCGGGGCGGACCAGCAGCACCAGGTGGGCGCCGGGGGCGCAGCGCAGGAGGCGCTCGACCAGGGCGGTGCCGAGGAAGCCGGTGGTGCCGGTGACGAACAGGCGGCGCCCGTCGAGGGCCTCGGCCACGGGCGGGGTGGCGGGCACGGCGGGGTCGGCGGCCATCGGCGGGGACCGTAGCCGATCCTCTACCAAGTGGTAGACAGACGGTCCGTGGCCCGGTCCGACACCCGCGAGCGGATCCTGGCCGCGGCCCTGGAGGCCTTCGCCCGGCGGGGGGTCGAGGCCACCTCGCTCGACGACGTGGCCGAGGCCGTCGGCGTCCGCAAGCAGACCGTCCTCTACTGGTTCCGCTCCAAGGACGCCCTGGTCGGCGGGGTCGTGGAGGCGGCGGTGGCCGAGCTGGGCGACGCCCTCGACCGGGCCGTGGCGGCCCGCCGCCCGGGCCGGCCGGCGACGGTCGCCGTGGTCGACGAGGTCCTGCGCCTGGGCGCCCGCCGGCCGGACCTCCTGGTGCTCCTGCGGGAGGTGAGCCGGCTGGGGCCGTCGGCCACCGGCCCCCTGGCCACCGCCATCGGCCCCCGCCTCGACGGCGCCGCCGCCGCCCTGTCGGGCCCCGACGCCGACCCTGCGGCCCGCGACCGCGCCCGACGTCGGCTGGTGGAGGCGGGGGCCCGGGTGGTGGCGACCGCGGTCGAGGCCCAGCTGCTCACCGAGATGGGCGTGGCCCCGGACCGGGCCTGGCTCCGGCGGCGCCGGGCCGACCTCCTCGCCGCCCTCGCCGGCTGAGCGGACCTACCCGTCCCGGCGCTCGCGCAGGGCGTCGAGGGCGGAGGTGTCCCTCGGGCCCGTCTCGGCCATGCGCTCGGCGACGTCGTCCTGCTCGGTGCGCAGGGCCCGGCTCATCACCGCGTGCATGTCGTAGAGGGCGGTGATGTAGGTGAGCTCGAGGACCTGCTCGTCGTCGAGGTGGGCCCGCAGCACGGCGAACACCCCGTCGGCCACCCGTCCGCCGTCGAGCACCAGGGCGTCGGTGTAGGCGAGCACGGCCCGCTCCAGCTCGTCGAAGCAGTCGGCCACGCCCCAGTGGGGGATGGCGGCGATCTTCTCCTCCGGGATGCCGACGTCGCGGCAGGACTTGCAGTGCTGGGAGAACACGAACTGGCTCCCCCGGGCCCAGCCGACGCGGGTCTGGCCCAGCTCCCGCAGCTGCGGGTCGATGCGGCGCTCGGGCGACTGGTAGAGGGCGAAGCCGTCGACGCAGTGCTGCAGCACGGCGGGGCTGTTGGCGAAGGTGGTCCACCAGTCGCCGGAGGTCTCGGTGTGGGTGCCGGGCTCGGCCACCGGGTCGCGACCCTCGCCGAAGATGAGGTCGTAGACGAAGGAGACGACGGGCGGGTTGCTCCCGTCGCGGGCGACGGGGTCGAGGCGGGGCACGGTCAGGCGGGGGAGACGGCGGCCGCGTCGGCGGCCGCGGCGTCGGTGGCCGCGGCCCGGGCCTCGGCCGCGGTGGCGGGCCGGTGGGCCACGTCGCCGGGCCCGAAGGGGCGGGTGGAGGCGGCCAGCTCGAGCAGGATGCCGTCGGGGTCCTGGAAGTAGACCGAGCGGACGAAGACGCCCTCGTGGGGCTCGGCGGCCAGGCCCCACTCGCTGTCGTCGTGGTCCCAGGTCTCGCTGCAGGCGACGCCGGCGGCGAGGAGGCGGTCGCGGTACTCGTCGATGCGCTCGACCGGCACCTTGAAGGCGACGTGGTTCATGGACCCGATGGCACTGGTCAGCTCGGCCACGTCGGGGCGGCCGGCGGGGCCGGAGACGCCCGGCACCGGCTCGGGGGCCTCGGGGAACCAGAAGAAGGCGAGCAGGTCCCCGCCGCCGCAGTCGAAGAAGAAGTGCTGGCCCAGGCCCATGGGCAGCTCGACGGTCTTCACCAGGGGCATGCCCAGCACCCCCTCGTAGAAGTCGACGGTGCGGGCCATGTCCCGGCACACGAGGGCGAGGTGGTTGATCCCGCCCAGCTCGATCGCAGGCTCGGTGCTCATCGGTGCGCTCCCCTGGTCGCGACGAGCCGGAGCCTACGACGGGCGCAGGGGCGACGTCCGGGGATCCGACGCGACGACGTTGCGGCAGACTGTCGCCGTGCGCCCCGTGAGCAGCATCGTCGCCGGCTCGCCCCTCGCCGTACGGGTCCTGCGCCGGACCCCGCCCCGCTGGCTGCGGGCGCTCCCGGACAGGGTGAGCGTGCCCCTCGTCGCAGCTCGCCGGCACGAGCGGGCCAACGTCGAGGACGTGGTCCTCCTCGAGGGTCCCGGGGTGCTGACGACGTCCGCCTACTGGTTGACGACGCGGGGCGACGAGGGTCCGGCGGCATCGGTCTTCTACGGGTGCGAGGAGATCCTCAGGGTGGACGTCCTCGCCACCGCGCCGCACGTCCACTACGGGTTCAACCGCCACCGGGGGAGCGACGGCGGCGAGGGACGGGTATACCTGCCTCCGGTCGTCGGCGGCGATGCCGCCGCCCGGGTCCACCACGAGCTGGCGCACAACCTCCCGGTCTGCCTCGGGTCCCATCCGCGCCGAGCCGTCCGCCAGATGCGCATCGACCAGTCCGAGGCCGAGGCGGTCGCAGGCCGAGCGGCTCGGCACCTCGATGCGTTGGTCGCGACCAGGGTGGCCCGTGCCTGACATCGGCCGGGTCGTCACCACCTACGTCGGTGAGAGGGCGGAGGGGGTGGGCCGGGCCTTCGCCCCCACTCCCGTGATCTCGGTGGCGGCGGAGGACCTCGGGCGCGGGTCGCCAGAGACCGAGGTCGCGGTGCTGGCCGCGGATGCCCGCGCCACCGTGGCCGCGACGCCCGGCCTCCGGTGGGTCCACGTCGGCCACGCCGGCCTCGACGGCTCCGCTCTCGGGCCGCTCCTGGAGGCCGGCATCGCGGTCACCTCGGCGGCCGGCCGCTCCGCGCCCGTGCTCGCGGAGCACGCCCTCCACTTCATGCTGTCGCTCACCTACCGGGCCCCGAGCTCGATGCTGCTCCAGCGCCGCCGCACCTGGGCCCCGCCGCGCGGGCGGGGGCCGTGGAGGGGCCTCCACGGCCGGCAGGTGGTCATCGTCGGGGTGGGCCACACGGGACGGGCCCTCGCGCCGCTGTGCGCGGCCCTCGGGATGGAGGTCGTGGGCTTCCGCCGCCGTCGGGCCCCGGCGCCGCCCGGCTTCGAGCGCGTCCACTGCACCGACGACGGCGACCGGCTGGGCGACGTGGTGCGGGGGGCGGACATCGTGGTGCTGGCGGCCGGCCTGAACGACGCCAGCCGGCACATGGTGGGCGCGGCCGAGCTGACGGCGCTGGGCCCCGACGGCCTCCTCGTGAACGTCGCACGGGGCGAGCTCGTGGACGAGCGTGCGCTGCGGGCCGCGCTGCGATCAGGGGCCCTCGCAGGCGCCGCCACCGACACCGTCGCGGTCGAGCCACTGCCCCCGTGGAGCCCGCTGTGGCGCACCCCCGGCCTGCTCATCACTCCACACCGCACCCCGCCGGTCGCCGACCGCGCCGAGCGGGCCCTCGCCCTGCTCGCCGAGGACGTGGAGCGCTACCGCGCCGGCCGCCCCCTCCTGAACGCCCTCGGTCCCGAGGACGTGCTCCACCGTCCGCCGCGCCGCACCCGGCGCCCCCGTCTCGAGCGCGCTGCGACCCACCGGTGGGCCCGGGCCGAGCACCGCTTGGCCCGCCTCCGAGGTGCTGTCGGGTGACGGCCGGACCGGTCGCGCTGGTCGGCTGCGGGCTCTGGGGGAGCAACGTCCTGCGCGACCTGGTCGACCTCGGCGCCGAGGTGGTCGTGGTCGACCCGGACCTCGCGGTCCGCAGGCGGGCCGAGGTGGCGGGGGCCGTCGCGACCTGCGCCGACCTGGACGACCTGGGCCCGGTCGCCGGTGCCGTGGTTGCCACCCCTGCGTCCCGCCACGTGGAGGACGTGCTGGCCCTCGTGCAGCGGGCCGTCCCGACGTTCTGCGAGAAGCCGTTGGCCACCTCGCGACGAGATGCCCACCGCATCCGCGACGCCGGGGTCGGCACGGTCCAGGTCATGCACGTGTGGCGCCACCACCCCGCCATCGAGCTCATGGGCCACCTCGCGGGTGAGGGCGTCGTCGGTGAGGTGACGGGGCTGCGCACGACCCGGGCCGGGTGGACCAGTCCTCGCGTCGACGTGGACGCCGTGTGGACGATGCTCCCCCACGACCTCTCCCTCGGCCTGGAGCTGCTCGGGCGCGTGCCGGAGCCCCGAGGCGCCGTGGCGGACGTGGTGGGCGGCCGTGCCGCCGGGCTCTGGGGCATGTGCCGTGACGACGGGGCCGGCGGGTCCTGGCTGGTCGCGGACACCTCGACGCGCGTCGGGGAGAGGCGGCGGGAGGTCCGGCTGCACGGGTCGGACGGGGTCGTGGTCTTCGACGACCGCGAGGCCGTCGTCCGGGTCGAGCGGGGGCGGGGCCGACGTCCGGAGGTGGAGGAGTGGACCCCCGACCCAGAGCCCGCCCTCCGCCGCGAGCTGCGCCGCTGGTTGGCCCACCTCGACGGCGCCGCACCGCCCAAGAGCAGCGTGGACGAGGCGGTCCTGGTGGTCGAGGGCGTGCTGGCCCTGCGCGAGCTGGCGGGACTGGTCGATGGGTGACGGACCCGCCGGGGAGCGCGAGGGGCTGACGGCGACGGTGCTGGTCCCGACGACGGGTGACCGCGGGCCGCTCCTCCCGTTCTCGGTGGGGAGCGTGCTGGCCCAGACGGTGACCGACATCGAGGTGTTCCTGCTGCTCGACGGGGCCGAGCCGGAGACGAGGGAGGCGGCCGAGCTGCTGGCGTCACGGGACCGCCGGGTGCGGGTGTTCGCGTTCCCGAAGAGCGCCCGCCGCGGCGAGCGGGAGCGGCATGCGGTCCTTACCGAGCACGCACGGGGACGCATCGTCTGCTACCTGTGCGATCGCGACCTCTGGCTGCCGGACCACCTGGCCGAGATGGACAGGGTCCTCAGCGGAGCCGACTTCGGCCACACCCTGCGGTTCGCCATGGAGGAGGGCGACCGGATCGGGGTCCGTCACGTCATCGACCTGGCCGACCCGGCCGATCGGGCCGTGCAGGCGCACCACTCCTCGGTCCTGCCGCTGTCGATGGGTGGCCACACCATGGACCTGTACCGGCGGCTCCCGCACGGCTGGCGGACCACGCCGCCGGGGCGGGGCACGGACCGCTACATGTGGAGCCAGATCCTCGCCGAGCCGTCGTGTCGGGTGGGGTGGAGCCCCCAGCCCACCGTCCTCTACTTCAAGCGGGGCGACCACCCCGGGTGGAGCACGGCGCGCCGCACGGCGCTGCTGGAGCACTGGTCGGCCGTCATCGACGACCCCGCGGAGGTCGAGCTGCTGCGGCGGCGCGCGTGGGAGGCGATCCTCGTGGATCGGTCCGACCGGGCGAGGCGGCTCCGTCACCTCGACCGGCCCTGGGTCGATCGGGCCGCAGAGCGTGCGCTGCCCGAGCACTCCTACCGGGCGTTGCGTCGCCGGGCGGTGGCGGGCCGGGACCGGCTGCGACGCCGGCCCTGAGGGGACCGCCTCAGGCGGGTGCGGTGCGCAGCAGCTCGGCCAGCGAGCCGAACGCCTCCGCGCGCGGCGCGACGGAGGTGGGCGCGAAGGGCCAGTCGATCCCGAGGGCGGGGTCGGACCAGTGGCAGCCGTTGTTGTCGTCAGGACCGTAGGTGCGGTGGGACTCGGTGACCCCCTGGAGGTGGACCGTGGGCCGGTGGAAGAGCCAGCCGTGGACCAGGCCCGGGGGGAAGGCCAGGAGGGACGGCTCGTCGCCGTCGAGGAGGTAGGTGGCCGACATGCCCTCCGTGGCCGACCCGGGGCGGGCGTCGTGGAGGCCCACGGTCGCGAGCCCGGTCACGACCTGGAAGACCTCGTCGTGGCGGCGGTGGAGGTGCATGCCCCGGAGCACTCCGGGCCCCGAGCGGACGATGCTCCACTCGACGGGGAGGAAGCCCAGACCCCAGTCCTCGTTGAAGACCTCGGTGAAGGAGCCCCGGGCATCGACGTGGGGCGTCAGGCGGAGGTGGGTCACGCCCACCAGGCCCTCCTCGCGGGGGGTCGCGCCACGAGACCCGTCTGCGACCACCACTCGACCCTCGTGCATCGTGGACCCCCCGGCGTGCCCTGTCCGACGTGGGTCGAGGCTAACCGCGCCGGTCGATCCTGTGGGCCGACGACGGGCCGGAGCCTACGACGGGCGCAGGGCGGCCGCGATGAGGTCCATGTCGGCGGTCGGCACCTCGAAGAGGCCGCGGCGGAAGGCCAGGTCCCAGTGCTCGAGGTCGGTCACGAACGACAGCCGGGGGAGCAGGGGGTGCACGTCGGCCGGCGTGACCTCCTCGAAGGCCACGGCCAGGCGCCACGGGCTGCGCCCGTCGGGCAGGTCGACCGGGCGGGGCCGGTCGTCGACGACGGTGCCCAGGGCGGTGAGCTGCTGGAGGGGCTGGCCCGAGCGCACCCGGGTCCAGGGCGAGTAGAGGGCGATGCGGTCGCCGCGGGACAGGCGGCGCAGCCGGTCGGGCTTGCCGTGGTCGGCCTGGGTGAACCCGCCGGCCACCCCGGCCTCGACGTGGTCGAGGCTGACGACGTTGACCCAGCAGCGGCCCTCAGGCATCCGGTTGGGGCCGCCCGAAGCCGGCGCGGTGGGCGTGGCGCTCGACGCCGAGGCGCACCATCTCGGTGATGAGCTCGGCGTAGGGCAGCCCCGATGCGGCCCAGAGCGAGGGGAACATCGAGTAGGGCGTGAAGCCGGGGATGGTGTTGACCTCGTTCAGCAGCAGTCCCCGCCCGCCCTCCTCGTAGAACAGGTCGACCCGGGCGTAGCCGTCGCAGCGCAGGGCGCGGAAGGCGCGGGCGGCCAGGTCGCGGGCCCCCTCGGCCACGTCGGTCGGGATCTCGGCGGGGACGACGAGGCGGGCGGCGCCGTCGACGTACTTGTCCTCGTAGTCGTAGAACTCGTGGGTCGGCACGATCTCGCCCGGCACCGAGACCCGCAGCTCGGCGTTGCCGAGCACGCCGACCTCGATCTCCCTTCCGGTGACGGCGGCCTCGACCACGACCCACTCGTCGTAGCGGAGGGCGTCGGCGACCGCGGCGGGGAGGGCGTCGGGATCGTCGACCCTGGTCACCCCGACCGAGGAGCCCATGTTGGCCGGCTTCACGAAGAGGGGGAGGCCGAGGGTGG
Above is a window of Iamia majanohamensis DNA encoding:
- a CDS encoding zinc-dependent alcohol dehydrogenase, translating into MSRALVLKRKPAKLAAAAAAGRVLPGRGAAAGPLALGEVDPPEGPTDAWVRLRPRLAGICGSDLATVDGRASRYFAPITSFPITLGHEVVGELDDGTRAVLVPVLHCGVRGIDPPCPSCAAGRTHHCERIAFGHLDPGLQSGFCRQTGGGWSTEMVAHPDQLVPVPDDMADEAAVLVEPTACAVHAARAIRAGSAGADGAVALVGAGTVGLTTLAALRHLDGGTGREVLVTAKHPEQRRLAEALGATRVVGPSELARAVRSTTASLVLSDDDATASAAQGQLTGGVPTVADCVGSDASLAQALRVVGPGGDVLVVGMPGTTTLDLTPLWHRETSLRGCYAYTRDDFATALDVVAAADLRRLLSATYPLARYEEAIAHAAEAGRRGAVKVAFDLRGEKHR
- a CDS encoding HAD-IB family hydrolase, whose amino-acid sequence is MAADPAVPATPPVAEALDGRRLFVTGTTGFLGTALVERLLRCAPGAHLVLLVRPGRKRTVEQRAQREIFRNDCFDRLRDEVGGKEAFEALVADRVTVVAGDVATDGLGLDDHGREVLAACDTVIHSAATVSFDSPLDLAVEVNLLGPSRIARTLADLGVAPHLVAVSTCYVAGNRRGAAPEIRVDDSPFWIDVDHRREVEAARRVRADAEAASRSPENLAAFRAEAVDELGAAGGPLLAEKTEQRRTAWVKDQLVEAGRARAASLGWPDAYAMTKALGEKALGEDRGDVPVSIVRPAIIESAWSEPVPGWIRGFRMAEPVIVSYARGLLSQFPGVPEGTVDVIPVDLVVGAICAVAARGPAHDDGSPDITQVASGSSNPLEFQRMVDLISAWFTEHPLYDRDGQPISVPEFKFPGRGQVEGELKRATRVLTAADKVLSALPLRGRQAEWATDLEERREMVDRASTYVTLYGAYTECEAIYGVDNLLALHADLTPDDQRDFGCDPRVVDWEHYVREIHLPSVVKHARVRTDGRTGGSEARSTRLRRQVLSDTRQMAAFDLENTLIASNVVTSFAWLASRRLEAADRRTLTLRLLAEAPSLLRLDARDRSDFLRHFYRRYEGAPAEELFADSAEMLSELILTKSFPAGIRRVREHRALGHRTVLITGALDFVVEPLRPLFDDIVCTRMTVAPDGTYTGQMTEVPPTGESRAQALYDHAAAHGIDVAEAVAYADSTSDLPLLEAVGFPVAVNPEARLASLARKRGWLVETWDKAPGYAPPRLPLSRPPGPRRERLRVPGHRRPERGARRWKVGP
- a CDS encoding TetR/AcrR family transcriptional regulator translates to MARSDTRERILAAALEAFARRGVEATSLDDVAEAVGVRKQTVLYWFRSKDALVGGVVEAAVAELGDALDRAVAARRPGRPATVAVVDEVLRLGARRPDLLVLLREVSRLGPSATGPLATAIGPRLDGAAAALSGPDADPAARDRARRRLVEAGARVVATAVEAQLLTEMGVAPDRAWLRRRRADLLAALAG
- a CDS encoding carboxymuconolactone decarboxylase family protein, whose translation is MPRLDPVARDGSNPPVVSFVYDLIFGEGRDPVAEPGTHTETSGDWWTTFANSPAVLQHCVDGFALYQSPERRIDPQLRELGQTRVGWARGSQFVFSQHCKSCRDVGIPEEKIAAIPHWGVADCFDELERAVLAYTDALVLDGGRVADGVFAVLRAHLDDEQVLELTYITALYDMHAVMSRALRTEQDDVAERMAETGPRDTSALDALRERRDG
- a CDS encoding VOC family protein, with product MSTEPAIELGGINHLALVCRDMARTVDFYEGVLGMPLVKTVELPMGLGQHFFFDCGGGDLLAFFWFPEAPEPVPGVSGPAGRPDVAELTSAIGSMNHVAFKVPVERIDEYRDRLLAAGVACSETWDHDDSEWGLAAEPHEGVFVRSVYFQDPDGILLELAASTRPFGPGDVAHRPATAAEARAAATDAAAADAAAVSPA
- a CDS encoding NAD(P)-dependent oxidoreductase; translation: MPDIGRVVTTYVGERAEGVGRAFAPTPVISVAAEDLGRGSPETEVAVLAADARATVAATPGLRWVHVGHAGLDGSALGPLLEAGIAVTSAAGRSAPVLAEHALHFMLSLTYRAPSSMLLQRRRTWAPPRGRGPWRGLHGRQVVIVGVGHTGRALAPLCAALGMEVVGFRRRRAPAPPGFERVHCTDDGDRLGDVVRGADIVVLAAGLNDASRHMVGAAELTALGPDGLLVNVARGELVDERALRAALRSGALAGAATDTVAVEPLPPWSPLWRTPGLLITPHRTPPVADRAERALALLAEDVERYRAGRPLLNALGPEDVLHRPPRRTRRPRLERAATHRWARAEHRLARLRGAVG
- a CDS encoding Gfo/Idh/MocA family protein, whose product is MTAGPVALVGCGLWGSNVLRDLVDLGAEVVVVDPDLAVRRRAEVAGAVATCADLDDLGPVAGAVVATPASRHVEDVLALVQRAVPTFCEKPLATSRRDAHRIRDAGVGTVQVMHVWRHHPAIELMGHLAGEGVVGEVTGLRTTRAGWTSPRVDVDAVWTMLPHDLSLGLELLGRVPEPRGAVADVVGGRAAGLWGMCRDDGAGGSWLVADTSTRVGERRREVRLHGSDGVVVFDDREAVVRVERGRGRRPEVEEWTPDPEPALRRELRRWLAHLDGAAPPKSSVDEAVLVVEGVLALRELAGLVDG
- a CDS encoding glycosyltransferase family A protein, whose translation is MGDGPAGEREGLTATVLVPTTGDRGPLLPFSVGSVLAQTVTDIEVFLLLDGAEPETREAAELLASRDRRVRVFAFPKSARRGERERHAVLTEHARGRIVCYLCDRDLWLPDHLAEMDRVLSGADFGHTLRFAMEEGDRIGVRHVIDLADPADRAVQAHHSSVLPLSMGGHTMDLYRRLPHGWRTTPPGRGTDRYMWSQILAEPSCRVGWSPQPTVLYFKRGDHPGWSTARRTALLEHWSAVIDDPAEVELLRRRAWEAILVDRSDRARRLRHLDRPWVDRAAERALPEHSYRALRRRAVAGRDRLRRRP
- a CDS encoding dTDP-4-dehydrorhamnose 3,5-epimerase family protein encodes the protein MGVTHLRLTPHVDARGSFTEVFNEDWGLGFLPVEWSIVRSGPGVLRGMHLHRRHDEVFQVVTGLATVGLHDARPGSATEGMSATYLLDGDEPSLLAFPPGLVHGWLFHRPTVHLQGVTESHRTYGPDDNNGCHWSDPALGIDWPFAPTSVAPRAEAFGSLAELLRTAPA
- a CDS encoding EVE domain-containing protein, which translates into the protein MPEGRCWVNVVSLDHVEAGVAGGFTQADHGKPDRLRRLSRGDRIALYSPWTRVRSGQPLQQLTALGTVVDDRPRPVDLPDGRSPWRLAVAFEEVTPADVHPLLPRLSFVTDLEHWDLAFRRGLFEVPTADMDLIAAALRPS
- a CDS encoding D-alanine--D-alanine ligase family protein, with protein sequence MASDPRTRLVVLFGGVSAERDVSCVSAAHVLAAVDRDRFDVVPVGIDGEGRWLLADDAKALLDSGRAGEIGGSVAVAGTELEPLPAVAPARPDQQVVVLPLIHGPLGEDGTVQGMLELAGVPYVGSGVLGSATCMDKVAAKAMAAAAGLPQVRHLAARDVQADAAFCTEAVATLGLPLFVKPANMGSSVGVTRVDDPDALPAAVADALRYDEWVVVEAAVTGREIEVGVLGNAELRVSVPGEIVPTHEFYDYEDKYVDGAARLVVPAEIPTDVAEGARDLAARAFRALRCDGYARVDLFYEEGGRGLLLNEVNTIPGFTPYSMFPSLWAASGLPYAELITEMVRLGVERHAHRAGFGRPQPDA